A window from Drosophila nasuta strain 15112-1781.00 chromosome 3, ASM2355853v1, whole genome shotgun sequence encodes these proteins:
- the LOC132788348 gene encoding V-type proton ATPase subunit D 1 has protein sequence MSGKDRLPIFPSRGAQMLMKARLAGAQKGHGLLKKKADALQMRFRMILGKIIETKTVMGDVMKEAAFSLAEAKFTSGDINQVVLQNVTKAQIKIRTKKDNVAGVTLPVFESYQDGGDTYELAGLARGGQQLAKLKKNYQSAVKLLVELASLQTSFVTLDEVIKITNRRVNAIEHVIIPRIDRTLAYIISELDELEREEFYRLKKIQDKKREARQKADAKKAELLQQGIDVREQANILDEGDDDVLF, from the coding sequence ATGTCTGGCAAAGATAGATTACCGATTTTCCCGTCGCGTGGCGCCCAAATGTTGATGAAGGCACGTCTGGCTGGCGCCCAGAAAGGTCATGGCCTTTTGAAGAAAAAAGCTGATGCGCTGCAAATGCGTTTCCGTATGATTTTGGGTAAAATCATCGAAACCAAAACTGTGATGGGCGATGTTATGAAAGAGGCTGCCTTTTCGCTGGCCGAGGCCAAGTTCACGTCCGGTGATATCAATCAGGTGGTTCTCCAGAACGTGACGAAGGCACAAATCAAAATTCGCACCAAGAAGGACAACGTTGCGGGCGTTACGCTTCCCGTCTTCGAGTCCTATCAGGATGGCGGTGACACCTACGAGTTGGCTGGCTTGGCTCGGGGTGGCCAGCAGCTGGCGAAGCTCAAGAAGAATTACCAGAGCGCTGTCAAGCTGCTCGTGGAGTTGGCCTCGCTGCAAACATCATTTGTCACTCTCGACGAGGTCATCAAGATCACCAATCGTCGTGTGAACGCTATCGAGCATGTCATCATCCCACGTATTGATCGCACACTTGCCTACATCATCTCCGAGCTGGACGAGTTGGAGCGTGAGGAGTTCTATCGCCTGAAGAAGATCCAAGACAAGAAACGAGAGGCGCGTCAAAAGGCGGATGCTAAGAAAGCAGAGCTGCTGCAGCAAGGAATCGATGTGCGTGAACAGGCTAATATACTCGATGAGGGCGATGATGATGTGCTCTTCTAA